One Brachybacterium kimchii genomic window carries:
- the wecB gene encoding non-hydrolyzing UDP-N-acetylglucosamine 2-epimerase: protein MKILSVVGARPQFVKLAAVADAAAQRDDVQHVIVHTGQHYDAAMSDVFFADLRIPAPDVNLGAGSGSHGRQTGAMLSAMDEVLEQQQPDWVLVYGDTNSTLAGALAAVKMHVKVAHLEAGLRSFNRRMPEEHNRVLTDHAADLLLAPTEVAREHLEGEGLGSRTLVVGDVMTDVCLRVAASVADQTLHLPAGIDAVGDFAVATIHRADNTDDPERLAAVLGALRVSPLPIALLAHPRLVAKAREAGLPLEGGSVHVGEPLAYPDLVAAVSRARAVVTDSGGLQKEAYLLGTPCVTVRTETEWVETLEDGWNQLVPDPAGIARALERPRPTADRPDHYGDGHAAERVVDALRERTR, encoded by the coding sequence ATGAAGATCCTGTCCGTGGTGGGCGCTCGCCCGCAGTTCGTGAAGCTCGCGGCGGTCGCCGACGCCGCCGCGCAGCGGGACGATGTCCAGCACGTCATTGTCCACACCGGGCAGCACTACGACGCCGCCATGAGCGACGTCTTCTTCGCCGACCTGCGCATCCCCGCGCCCGACGTGAACCTGGGTGCGGGCTCGGGCAGCCACGGCCGCCAGACCGGCGCGATGCTCTCCGCGATGGACGAGGTCCTCGAGCAGCAGCAGCCGGACTGGGTGCTCGTCTACGGCGACACCAACTCGACGCTCGCGGGAGCCCTCGCCGCGGTGAAGATGCACGTGAAGGTCGCCCACCTCGAGGCCGGCCTGCGCTCCTTCAACCGCCGCATGCCCGAGGAGCACAACCGCGTGCTCACCGACCATGCGGCCGATCTGCTGCTGGCGCCCACCGAGGTCGCCCGCGAGCACCTCGAGGGCGAGGGCCTGGGGTCTCGCACCCTCGTGGTCGGCGACGTGATGACCGACGTCTGCCTGCGGGTGGCCGCCTCGGTCGCCGACCAGACGCTGCACCTTCCCGCGGGCATCGACGCCGTGGGCGACTTCGCGGTCGCCACCATCCACCGGGCCGACAACACCGACGACCCCGAGCGCCTCGCGGCCGTCCTCGGCGCCCTCCGGGTCTCGCCCCTGCCGATCGCCCTCCTCGCCCATCCCCGCCTGGTGGCGAAGGCCCGCGAGGCCGGCCTCCCGCTCGAGGGCGGCAGCGTGCACGTGGGCGAGCCGCTCGCGTACCCGGACCTCGTGGCCGCCGTCTCCCGCGCCCGCGCCGTCGTCACGGACTCCGGCGGGCTGCAGAAGGAGGCGTACCTGCTGGGCACCCCGTGCGTCACCGTGCGCACCGAGACCGAATGGGTCGAGACCCTCGAGGACGGCTGGAACCAGCTGGTCCCCGACCCGGCGGGCATCGCACGGGCCCTGGAGCGCCCCCGTCCCACGGCCGATCGCCCCGACCACTACGGCGACGGGCACGCGGCCGAGCGCGTGGTCGACGCCCTGCGCGAGCGCACCCGATGA
- a CDS encoding glycosyltransferase family 4 protein produces MSRPPRIVLATRVFTPEAVAAAFREEALVRALEEAGAEVTVLTTRPPRGVTGTDRVRRVARFPVKRDHQQQVRGYLCYMSFDVPLALRLLLRRRPDLIVAEPPPTTGLVATVLGVLRRVPTVFYAADVWSDATESVEGVPAPIRAAVRLMETTSWKRAAKVLTISPGVDDRVAALIGRRPSLTMVGNGIDTDTFTPEGSQPAEETSQGPYFVYGGTVSEWQGADVFVEAFARVRAQHPGARLLFFSEGSGKEALAQKVADEGIEGVEFRGRLAPADMSRVLRGAVAGLSSITPGLGYEFALPTKIYAATASGTPVIHAGEGAAFERVRDAQLGWASAYDPAAVAASMHSALAGGDRPTPEHLRTWTLENASLQGAAQRAAEAVLEAAR; encoded by the coding sequence ATGAGCCGCCCGCCGCGCATCGTCCTCGCGACCCGCGTCTTCACGCCCGAGGCCGTCGCCGCCGCCTTCCGCGAGGAGGCGCTCGTGCGCGCCCTCGAGGAGGCGGGCGCCGAGGTCACGGTCCTCACCACCCGGCCGCCGCGCGGCGTGACCGGGACGGACCGGGTGCGCCGCGTCGCCCGCTTCCCGGTCAAGCGCGACCACCAGCAGCAGGTGCGCGGCTACCTCTGCTACATGAGCTTCGACGTGCCGCTCGCCCTCCGTCTTCTGCTGCGACGCCGTCCGGACCTGATCGTCGCCGAGCCGCCGCCCACGACGGGCCTGGTCGCGACGGTGCTCGGCGTGCTGCGCCGCGTCCCGACGGTCTTCTACGCGGCCGACGTCTGGTCGGATGCGACCGAGAGCGTCGAGGGCGTCCCCGCTCCGATCCGCGCGGCGGTGCGGCTCATGGAGACCACCAGCTGGAAGCGGGCCGCGAAGGTCCTCACGATCTCCCCGGGGGTCGACGACCGGGTCGCCGCGCTCATCGGCCGCCGCCCCTCGCTCACGATGGTCGGCAACGGCATCGACACCGATACCTTCACGCCCGAGGGATCGCAGCCCGCCGAGGAGACCTCGCAGGGCCCGTACTTCGTCTACGGCGGGACGGTCTCCGAATGGCAGGGGGCCGACGTCTTCGTCGAGGCCTTCGCGCGGGTGCGCGCCCAGCACCCGGGCGCCCGTCTGCTGTTCTTCAGCGAGGGCAGCGGCAAGGAGGCGCTCGCGCAGAAGGTGGCAGACGAGGGCATCGAGGGCGTCGAGTTCCGGGGCCGGCTCGCCCCTGCGGACATGTCGCGCGTGCTGCGCGGCGCGGTCGCCGGGCTGAGCTCGATCACCCCGGGCCTAGGCTACGAGTTCGCCCTGCCCACGAAGATCTACGCGGCCACCGCCTCGGGCACGCCCGTGATCCATGCGGGGGAGGGCGCCGCCTTCGAGCGGGTGCGCGATGCGCAGCTGGGCTGGGCGAGCGCCTACGACCCCGCCGCCGTCGCCGCCTCGATGCACTCCGCGCTCGCCGGGGGGGACCGGCCGACGCCCGAGCACCTGCGCACCTGGACCCTGGAGAACGCCTCCCTGCAGGGCGCCGCCCAGCGGGCCGCCGAGGCGGTCCTCGAGGCGGCGCGCTAG
- a CDS encoding acyltransferase codes for MTSSDSSPDSAQSAPAREYLPLLDVVRIAAILGVVMVHVVGGGVEAGTVGIGVTALDMAASAAVPVFLMMTGALNLHPAAHRRGPGAFWRRRAVRVVPALVVWSAVYMLLIDPLAGADISPGIALDEIITGKTAVHLYFLWAVLGLYALAPVIAAFLHQHGAHEGRRAWWMGILACGWTALAFAVPFLTAGPTDGGSLDGLSQHRPLEAGALTFGLAFAGFFVIGRAAVAAPPGRRTGTWLLALSPLCVVALTAVYEADRGGAGAGSGSAADAWIAVLGSGYTSPLVMVYSIALFAGVTALALRWRVGPRAQHVLRTLGDATFGVFLAHFAILVLLRQLPWMGDGDELGQMAVAYVVVVPVSFAISLLAQRIPAVRLVF; via the coding sequence ATGACCTCCTCCGACTCCTCGCCCGACTCGGCTCAATCCGCCCCGGCGCGCGAGTACCTGCCCCTCCTCGACGTCGTGCGGATCGCCGCGATCCTCGGCGTCGTGATGGTGCACGTGGTGGGAGGCGGCGTCGAGGCCGGGACCGTCGGGATCGGTGTGACGGCGCTGGACATGGCGGCCTCCGCCGCCGTCCCCGTCTTCCTCATGATGACCGGCGCCCTGAACCTGCATCCCGCCGCCCACCGGCGCGGACCGGGCGCCTTCTGGCGGCGGCGCGCGGTGCGCGTGGTGCCCGCGCTCGTGGTGTGGTCGGCCGTCTACATGCTGCTCATCGACCCGCTCGCGGGGGCCGACATCTCGCCCGGCATCGCGCTCGACGAGATCATCACCGGCAAGACGGCGGTGCACCTGTACTTCCTGTGGGCGGTCCTCGGCCTCTACGCCCTCGCGCCCGTCATCGCGGCGTTCCTCCACCAGCACGGGGCGCACGAGGGCCGACGGGCCTGGTGGATGGGCATCCTCGCCTGCGGCTGGACCGCGCTCGCCTTCGCCGTGCCCTTCCTCACCGCGGGACCGACGGACGGAGGGTCGCTCGACGGGCTCTCGCAGCACAGGCCGCTCGAGGCGGGCGCCCTCACCTTCGGGCTCGCCTTCGCGGGCTTCTTCGTGATCGGACGGGCGGCCGTCGCGGCCCCGCCGGGCCGCCGCACGGGGACCTGGCTGCTCGCGCTGAGCCCCCTGTGCGTCGTCGCGCTCACGGCCGTCTACGAGGCGGACCGGGGCGGGGCGGGTGCCGGATCGGGCTCCGCAGCCGACGCGTGGATCGCGGTGCTCGGCTCCGGCTACACCTCGCCGCTGGTCATGGTGTATTCGATCGCCCTGTTCGCGGGCGTGACCGCGCTCGCGCTGCGGTGGCGGGTCGGACCGCGTGCCCAGCACGTGCTGCGCACGCTCGGGGACGCGACCTTCGGGGTGTTCCTCGCGCACTTCGCGATCCTCGTGCTGCTGCGTCAGCTGCCGTGGATGGGCGACGGGGACGAGCTGGGCCAGATGGCGGTCGCGTACGTCGTCGTGGTGCCGGTGTCCTTCGCGATCTCCCTGCTCGCGCAGAGAATCCCCGCGGTGCGCCTGGTCTTCTGA
- a CDS encoding DUF6541 family protein, giving the protein MTDLLLLVVAGIVVLAAAVVPGFLAVRVLGGGRLLALALAPALGAAIAGVGAVIAGKAGVPWSLATFGVLSALMILIGLLARRLGLRLPATVLDGRPVVEGSDGADSPDGAAPRRRVPGGPWWILGAALVAIVPIAYAAGGADRVLERWDTLYHLSALERIRETGDASSLVIGTVASTTGQPNPYPGGFHALASLVPLVPIPVLLNAACLVLAVVPWVTGMALLARALWPEVSWGPFAASIVGLLAPAAPWDEWIHLSAIPNMVGFAMLPGVTAAIVALWGALLKEATGEGPGDGPAPGHGIPGRPVLRHLASVLALGGAGLGLALMHPNVAVTALLLIAALSAVTALPHARRRPWLLAVPIAALVPVGLLSWTPLAAVVTDFGGGLKVSWWTGLGELLLGLLTVWPMALGVVLALLWWPGLVASWRSPQRWLVIAWLVMGVLYFDSAIDSPLNLSTLYYRGQDRLSMPVTMLTSVLVIPGLRAWSRVIAPHGERIPRWGAAVLTLLAVVAAASSVPTRIDNAQMNLAWTYEGRGRFLQQDEVEAWEKAAPEMDTSKKVLASPFSGASHMYAIHGQQVYYPVAGMALTSQDRALLYAISGSNGPVPLAEQCQMLEDANVGYIYKEYTTYSWSSTFDLVNRASQDLGSTVFTTDHSQLIRVDCGSGS; this is encoded by the coding sequence ATGACCGACCTGCTGCTCCTGGTGGTCGCGGGGATCGTGGTCCTCGCCGCCGCCGTCGTCCCCGGATTCCTCGCCGTGCGCGTCCTCGGCGGCGGGCGCCTGCTCGCCCTCGCGCTCGCCCCCGCCCTCGGCGCCGCGATCGCGGGCGTGGGAGCGGTGATCGCGGGGAAGGCCGGCGTGCCCTGGTCGCTCGCGACCTTCGGGGTGCTCTCCGCGCTCATGATCCTGATCGGGCTGCTCGCCCGCCGCCTGGGCCTGCGCCTGCCGGCGACCGTGCTCGACGGGCGCCCGGTCGTCGAGGGCTCCGACGGGGCCGACTCTCCGGACGGGGCCGCTCCTCGGCGCCGGGTCCCGGGTGGCCCCTGGTGGATCCTCGGTGCGGCGCTCGTCGCGATCGTCCCGATCGCGTACGCGGCGGGAGGGGCCGACCGGGTCCTCGAGCGCTGGGACACCCTCTACCACCTCTCCGCCCTCGAGCGGATCCGGGAGACGGGCGACGCGTCGTCCCTGGTGATCGGCACGGTCGCGAGCACGACCGGGCAGCCGAACCCCTATCCCGGCGGCTTCCACGCGCTCGCGTCCCTGGTCCCGCTGGTGCCGATCCCGGTGCTGCTGAACGCCGCGTGCCTGGTGCTCGCGGTGGTGCCGTGGGTGACGGGGATGGCTCTGCTCGCCCGCGCCCTGTGGCCCGAGGTGAGCTGGGGGCCGTTCGCCGCGAGCATCGTCGGCCTGCTCGCGCCCGCGGCGCCGTGGGACGAGTGGATCCATCTCTCGGCGATCCCGAACATGGTCGGCTTCGCGATGCTGCCCGGGGTCACCGCGGCGATCGTCGCCCTCTGGGGCGCTCTGCTGAAGGAGGCCACGGGCGAGGGTCCGGGCGACGGGCCGGCGCCCGGCCACGGCATCCCCGGGCGGCCCGTGCTGCGGCATCTGGCCTCGGTGCTCGCGCTCGGCGGGGCCGGGCTCGGCCTCGCGCTCATGCACCCGAACGTGGCGGTCACGGCCCTGCTGCTGATCGCCGCCCTGAGCGCGGTGACCGCCCTCCCCCACGCGCGGCGCCGTCCCTGGCTGCTCGCCGTGCCGATCGCGGCGCTCGTGCCCGTCGGACTGCTCTCCTGGACTCCCCTCGCGGCGGTGGTGACCGACTTCGGCGGGGGGCTGAAGGTCTCGTGGTGGACGGGCCTGGGCGAGCTGCTGCTGGGCCTGCTCACGGTCTGGCCGATGGCGCTCGGCGTGGTGCTCGCCCTGCTCTGGTGGCCGGGCCTCGTGGCCTCGTGGCGCAGCCCGCAGCGCTGGCTCGTGATCGCCTGGCTCGTGATGGGCGTGCTCTACTTCGACTCCGCGATCGACTCGCCGCTGAACCTCTCGACCCTCTACTACCGCGGCCAGGACCGCCTCTCGATGCCGGTCACGATGCTCACGAGCGTGCTCGTGATCCCCGGTCTGCGCGCCTGGTCCCGGGTGATCGCACCGCACGGGGAGAGGATCCCGCGCTGGGGCGCCGCCGTGCTGACCCTGCTGGCCGTGGTCGCGGCCGCGAGCTCCGTACCGACCCGGATCGACAACGCCCAGATGAATCTGGCCTGGACCTACGAGGGCCGCGGCCGCTTCCTCCAGCAGGACGAGGTCGAGGCCTGGGAGAAGGCCGCTCCCGAGATGGACACGAGCAAGAAGGTGCTCGCGAGCCCGTTCTCCGGCGCCTCCCACATGTACGCGATCCACGGCCAGCAGGTCTACTACCCCGTCGCCGGCATGGCCCTGACCTCGCAGGACAGGGCGCTGCTCTACGCGATCTCCGGGTCGAACGGCCCCGTGCCGCTCGCGGAGCAGTGCCAGATGCTCGAGGACGCGAACGTCGGCTACATCTACAAGGAGTACACGACCTACTCGTGGTCCTCCACGTTCGACCTGGTCAACCGCGCCTCCCAGGACCTGGGCAGCACCGTGTTCACGACCGACCACTCGCAGCTGATCCGCGTCGACTGCGGCTCCGGCTCCTGA
- a CDS encoding DUF2304 domain-containing protein yields MGAMGSTLVIQILLILGILGITFWLFRTRGARQLAVRRLLILGFALFAVAAVVFPRLLTRVAHLVGVGRGADLLLYATVIVLLGVIALQEVRAKNEEKRITYLARRIALDEAEQPAAYRERTQSGA; encoded by the coding sequence ATGGGCGCGATGGGGTCGACGCTCGTCATCCAGATCCTGCTGATCCTCGGGATCCTGGGGATCACGTTCTGGCTGTTCCGCACGCGCGGGGCCCGGCAGCTCGCCGTGCGGCGCCTGCTGATCCTCGGCTTCGCGCTGTTCGCCGTCGCCGCCGTCGTCTTCCCCCGCCTGCTCACCCGCGTCGCCCACCTGGTGGGCGTGGGCCGCGGCGCCGACCTGCTGCTGTACGCGACCGTGATCGTGCTGCTGGGCGTCATCGCCCTGCAGGAGGTCCGCGCGAAGAACGAGGAGAAGCGCATCACCTACCTCGCACGCCGGATCGCCCTGGACGAGGCCGAGCAGCCCGCCGCCTACCGCGAGCGCACGCAGAGCGGCGCATGA
- a CDS encoding nucleotide sugar dehydrogenase — MNTAVVALGKIGLPLAVQFAEAGSQVVGVDVNPRQVEAINAAREPFPGEAHLAEKLAELVPSGRLRATTDYAEAIPQADTVVLVVPLFVDEETSEPDFGWMDDATRSLARHLTPGTTVIYETTLPVGTLRGRFTPMIEEISGLTQGEDFFMVFSPERVLTGRVFADLRKYPKLIGAIDDEGTRRAREFYESMLTFDERPDLARPNGVWDLGSPEAAELAKLAETTYRDVNIALANEFALFAQDNGIDVYKVIEASNSQPYSHIHQPGIAVGGHCIPVYPRLYLSTDPHAETVRTARALNASVPARLVQRAEELLGSLAGLRAVVLGASYRAGVKETAFSGVFPVVAELQRRGAQVSVQDPFYSDEELSSFGWAAWHRGEDADLVIVQTNHPEYRELAAGDVPGVRLVVDGRDITTAENWQGVPRLVLGDGSASTHDAPSDRG, encoded by the coding sequence GTGAACACAGCCGTCGTCGCTCTCGGGAAGATCGGGCTGCCGCTCGCCGTGCAGTTCGCCGAGGCCGGGAGCCAGGTGGTGGGCGTCGACGTGAACCCGCGCCAGGTCGAGGCGATCAACGCGGCCCGCGAGCCCTTCCCCGGCGAGGCGCATCTCGCCGAGAAGCTCGCCGAGCTCGTCCCCTCCGGGCGCCTGCGCGCGACCACCGACTACGCCGAGGCGATCCCCCAGGCCGACACGGTGGTGCTCGTGGTCCCGCTGTTCGTGGACGAGGAGACCTCCGAGCCGGACTTCGGCTGGATGGACGACGCGACCCGCTCCCTGGCCCGGCACCTCACCCCCGGCACCACCGTCATCTACGAGACCACCCTTCCGGTGGGGACGCTGCGCGGCCGCTTCACCCCGATGATCGAGGAGATCTCCGGCCTCACCCAGGGCGAGGACTTCTTCATGGTCTTCTCCCCCGAGCGCGTGCTCACCGGGCGCGTGTTCGCGGACCTGCGCAAGTACCCGAAGCTGATCGGCGCGATCGACGACGAGGGCACGCGCCGTGCGCGGGAGTTCTACGAGTCGATGCTCACCTTCGACGAGCGCCCCGACCTCGCCCGACCCAACGGCGTGTGGGACCTCGGCTCCCCCGAGGCGGCAGAGCTCGCGAAGCTCGCCGAGACCACCTACCGCGACGTGAACATCGCGCTGGCCAACGAGTTCGCCCTGTTCGCCCAGGACAACGGCATCGACGTCTACAAGGTGATCGAGGCCTCCAACTCCCAGCCCTACTCGCACATCCACCAGCCCGGCATCGCCGTGGGCGGGCACTGCATCCCCGTCTACCCGCGGCTGTACCTCTCGACCGATCCTCATGCCGAGACCGTGCGCACGGCCCGCGCCCTGAACGCCTCCGTGCCGGCGCGCCTCGTGCAGCGCGCGGAGGAGCTGCTCGGATCGCTCGCGGGTCTGCGCGCCGTGGTGCTCGGCGCGTCCTACCGGGCGGGCGTCAAGGAGACCGCGTTCTCGGGCGTCTTCCCGGTGGTCGCGGAGCTGCAGCGCCGCGGCGCGCAGGTGAGCGTGCAGGACCCGTTCTACTCCGACGAGGAGCTCTCCTCCTTCGGCTGGGCCGCCTGGCACCGGGGCGAGGACGCGGACCTGGTGATCGTGCAGACCAACCACCCGGAGTACCGGGAGCTGGCCGCGGGCGACGTCCCGGGCGTGCGCCTGGTCGTCGACGGTCGCGACATCACCACGGCCGAGAACTGGCAGGGCGTGCCCCGGCTCGTGCTCGGCGACGGGTCCGCCTCGACCCACGACGCGCCCTCCGACAGGGGCTGA
- a CDS encoding glycosyltransferase family 2 protein — MSESPDGTVEQADPGVTSTWFVIPLFNEAQVIGDVVTELRRRYPLVVCVDDGSRDGSAEIAAEAGAAVVRHPFNMGQGAALKTGIDYALRDPAMRQVVTFDADGQHQVDDAAAMIGLREREDVDLVLGSRFLDQRTRPGLLKRLVLRAAVRYTNLTTGVKLTDAHNGLRVIGRGACRRITIEQNRMAHASEIVEEIGRLRLSVREHPVHILYTDYSKQKGQSMLNSVNIVIDMLFR, encoded by the coding sequence ATGAGCGAGTCCCCCGACGGGACCGTCGAGCAGGCGGACCCGGGCGTCACCTCGACGTGGTTCGTCATCCCACTGTTCAACGAGGCCCAGGTCATCGGCGACGTCGTCACCGAGCTGCGCCGCCGCTATCCGCTCGTGGTCTGCGTGGACGACGGCAGCCGCGACGGCTCCGCGGAGATCGCGGCCGAGGCCGGGGCCGCCGTGGTGCGCCACCCCTTCAACATGGGCCAGGGCGCCGCCCTCAAGACCGGCATCGACTATGCGCTGCGCGATCCCGCGATGCGCCAGGTCGTGACGTTCGACGCCGACGGCCAGCACCAGGTCGACGACGCCGCGGCGATGATCGGCCTGCGCGAGCGCGAGGACGTGGACCTCGTGCTGGGGTCCCGCTTCCTCGACCAGCGCACGCGCCCGGGCCTGCTCAAGCGCCTCGTGCTGCGGGCGGCCGTGCGCTACACGAACCTCACCACCGGGGTGAAGCTCACCGACGCCCACAACGGTCTGCGCGTGATCGGCCGCGGCGCCTGCCGCCGCATCACCATCGAGCAGAACCGGATGGCGCACGCCTCCGAGATCGTCGAGGAGATCGGGAGGCTGCGCCTGAGCGTGCGCGAGCACCCGGTGCATATCCTCTACACCGACTACTCGAAGCAGAAGGGCCAGTCGATGCTCAACTCGGTGAACATCGTCATCGACATGCTCTTCCGCTGA
- a CDS encoding LCP family protein, with the protein MDDRDERSARPSDQEDPFEEAPRADPARGGSARPRTPRPGAPRRPTPRSRARAGSSVQAVGPASGGRTRQPEQPTRALPAGERAPQGPSGQQGSSPASPSRPSSRQGAPVHHHEGAGAAGAGAAVPPSGPQGPDQPGGPQRPGGPRRRSRVPRPMRLGMTLVALVLVIVLGWGAGLALWANSRIEHVDALSGAADTPGTTYLIAGSDARGGKSVADDGTQGGRADTMMLLHRAANGKSYLVSLPRDTLVDIPGHGKYKLNAAYSFGGPQLMVKTVEEFTGMTIDHYVEVGFDGVTDTVDAVGHVNLCIDKDVDDEKSGLKMAKGCHDVGGEQALAFVRARYFDPTADIGRQARQQQFVAALMDRVTSPAVLLNPFAQAKLAGAGSGALLTDDHTGLVDLGRAGLAMRRSMKDGTNLSIPIVTESYQTNNSGVAILTDETETKQFFSSVADGTATAKSGD; encoded by the coding sequence GTGGACGACCGGGACGAACGCTCGGCACGCCCCTCCGACCAGGAGGACCCGTTCGAGGAGGCCCCTCGCGCTGATCCCGCCCGCGGCGGATCCGCGCGCCCTCGCACACCGCGACCGGGCGCACCGCGCCGCCCCACCCCGCGCTCGCGGGCCCGGGCCGGCAGCAGCGTCCAGGCCGTCGGCCCCGCCTCGGGCGGACGCACCCGGCAGCCCGAGCAGCCCACGCGCGCCCTCCCGGCGGGCGAGAGGGCGCCGCAGGGCCCGTCCGGGCAGCAGGGCTCCTCCCCCGCCTCCCCGTCCCGTCCGTCCTCCCGCCAGGGCGCCCCGGTGCACCACCACGAGGGCGCAGGCGCCGCGGGCGCCGGCGCGGCCGTCCCGCCGTCGGGCCCCCAGGGACCGGACCAGCCCGGCGGTCCGCAGCGACCGGGAGGCCCCCGTCGGCGCTCCCGCGTCCCCCGGCCGATGCGGCTGGGCATGACCCTCGTCGCCCTCGTGCTCGTGATCGTGCTGGGCTGGGGCGCCGGCCTCGCCCTCTGGGCGAACTCGCGGATCGAGCACGTCGACGCGCTCTCGGGCGCGGCGGACACCCCGGGCACGACGTACCTCATCGCGGGCTCGGACGCCCGCGGCGGCAAGAGCGTCGCCGACGACGGCACCCAGGGCGGGCGCGCCGACACGATGATGCTCCTGCACCGCGCCGCCAACGGGAAGTCCTACCTGGTCTCCCTGCCCCGCGACACCCTCGTGGACATCCCCGGGCACGGGAAGTACAAGCTCAACGCCGCCTACTCCTTCGGCGGTCCGCAGCTCATGGTCAAGACCGTGGAGGAGTTCACGGGGATGACCATCGACCACTACGTCGAGGTCGGCTTCGACGGCGTCACCGACACCGTGGACGCCGTGGGGCACGTGAACCTGTGCATCGACAAGGACGTGGACGACGAGAAGTCCGGGCTGAAGATGGCCAAGGGCTGCCACGACGTGGGCGGGGAGCAGGCGCTCGCCTTCGTGAGGGCCCGCTACTTCGACCCCACGGCCGACATCGGACGCCAGGCCCGCCAGCAGCAGTTCGTCGCCGCCCTCATGGACCGCGTGACCTCGCCGGCGGTGCTTTTGAACCCCTTCGCCCAGGCGAAGCTCGCCGGCGCCGGCTCGGGCGCCCTGCTCACCGACGACCACACGGGCCTCGTGGACCTCGGACGGGCGGGACTGGCCATGCGCCGCTCGATGAAGGACGGCACCAACCTGTCGATCCCGATCGTCACCGAGAGCTACCAGACGAACAACTCGGGCGTCGCGATCCTCACCGATGAGACCGAGACCAAGCAGTTCTTCTCCTCGGTCGCGGACGGCACGGCGACCGCGAAGTCCGGGGACTGA
- a CDS encoding glycosyltransferase: MQDAPITRDAANGGVRVVAVVVTYNRAALLESCLDALAAQDRRPDAVVVVDNASTDASGSVADAHPIGADVVHLHENVGGAGGFATGIARALEEHRADWVWLMDDDTIPRPAALAALTDAIDASPARLSVLSSRAVWTDGRAHPMNLPRLRVGASAQERADAQAAGGYPIRTASYVSVLLRADDVRRLGLPNADYFIWSDDFEHTGRLLRRGRGIHVPGSVVEHRTKVFANAQASPGDRFYYDVRNRLWALTRTRSFTLWERAMYGGSTVRGWLRQLVRHPELARVGARGLRDALRGGPRPGAQVLDQDPGAASSITRVERSAGR, from the coding sequence GTGCAGGACGCCCCCATCACGCGAGATGCCGCGAACGGCGGTGTGAGAGTCGTCGCGGTCGTCGTCACGTACAACCGCGCAGCACTGCTCGAGTCCTGCCTCGATGCCCTCGCGGCGCAGGACCGTCGGCCCGACGCGGTCGTGGTCGTGGACAACGCCTCGACCGACGCCTCGGGGAGCGTGGCAGACGCCCACCCGATCGGGGCCGATGTGGTGCACCTGCACGAGAACGTCGGCGGCGCGGGCGGCTTCGCGACCGGCATCGCCCGCGCGCTCGAGGAGCACCGCGCCGACTGGGTGTGGCTCATGGACGACGACACCATCCCGCGGCCGGCCGCCCTGGCCGCCCTCACGGACGCGATCGACGCCTCCCCGGCGCGCCTGTCCGTGCTCAGCTCGCGGGCCGTGTGGACCGACGGGCGGGCCCACCCCATGAACCTGCCGCGACTGCGCGTGGGCGCGAGCGCGCAGGAGCGGGCCGACGCGCAGGCCGCCGGCGGGTACCCGATCCGCACCGCGAGCTACGTCTCCGTGCTGCTGCGGGCCGATGACGTGCGCCGCCTGGGCCTCCCCAACGCCGACTACTTCATCTGGTCCGACGACTTCGAGCACACGGGCCGCCTGCTGCGCCGCGGGCGCGGCATCCACGTGCCCGGCTCCGTCGTCGAGCACCGCACGAAGGTCTTCGCCAACGCCCAGGCCTCGCCGGGCGACCGCTTCTACTACGACGTCCGCAACCGCCTCTGGGCGCTCACCCGCACCCGGTCGTTCACCCTCTGGGAGCGCGCGATGTACGGCGGCAGCACCGTGCGCGGATGGCTGCGCCAGCTCGTGCGCCACCCCGAGCTCGCGCGCGTCGGCGCACGAGGTCTGCGCGACGCCCTGCGCGGCGGACCCCGACCCGGTGCACAGGTCCTGGACCAGGACCCCGGGGCGGCCTCCTCGATCACCCGCGTGGAGAGGTCCGCCGGGCGATGA